The sequence ATACCCTCTTAGTTCATTTAGtcatacaaacaaacatacgCTTTCTTCGTTCTGCTAAGTGGGTGTTCTCCAGCACTGCACTGGCAGAGAAAGTGAGCTAAGATCCCATATCCTCCAAAAGGACATCGAGCCAATATTAAAATGACATACAAATGTGATTGTTTCTGCCAGCCCTTTTCCATGACCCACCAAAACAACAGGATGGAATTTAACactgaattgtttttattttacctaGTTGGAAGctgatgtaaatgtaaaaaaaaaagaagccccaacaacaacaaaaacacccccAAAAACCTACTAGAACCCACACTTAGTGATCAATGTAGTGTGTAACCATAGCAGCAGTGTTTGACTCACATAAGCATCATCACAAGTCTGGATGGTGTGGTGGCGCTGCAGCTGTCCTCTGGATCTGTAAACCTCCCCCTGGGGGCCTCGCGAGTAGCCCACACCATTATGATCAGGCACTTCCATGGCCTGTCCTTGAGGCCTGCACTCCACATGCTCAGACTCTGAAAAGGACATATTTGTACAGGTTTACCTCGTGGCTTTAACATACAGGAAAAGAACATGAATTTAAAGGCGGGAAAAAAATATTCCAGTTAAGACAGACACTGGATTCCAGATCTTTGGAGAAAGCATTGAAATTGGGCTAAGGTCTCACCTCTGTTACCTGTGCCAGTTCTTATGTAGCCACCATGCCTGTGTGTAGGGGAGGTGTAGGGTGGGGTGCCTCCTCGGGGAGGCCCCAGGAGCTCATGTCCTTCTCCTGTCTTGGCAAGAAGGCCTTCGTGTGGGTGATGGTAGCTAGCCGGTACCTCGTCCTCCTCCATGCTCTCTGAGTGAGGTAAGCTGGGGCACGGtgcctgctgctgttgctggacCTCCGGGGGTCTGATCTGAAGGAGGTGGTGGTAGTGTTGCCCTCCAGAGGCACCCTGAGGTGCCTGTGGTTCCAAGCTTTCTCCTGGGCCTAGCTGGCGGAGAAGCAGCATATCTCCATACTCTTGTGGCGCACCGCTGGATGGTGTCGGGGGTGCCGGACATGGCCGGGGGCTCTGCCTTTTCAGCAGGGCAGCCAGGTCCTGTGGGGGCAGTCTGGGATCGGCGTGTCCTGTTAAAGAGTGGCGGGGAGACAGGAGGCCCTGCAGGGTGGGAGTGACGTGCTGCTGAGGGGGGCGGTAGTCCAAAGGAGTCGGGGAGAGGAGAGCCTGCTGTAGTGTGGAAGGGGCTCCGTAGTTGTTGGTCCCCACCGCCCCGGTCTGGTAACCCTCCAGGCCGGGAACTTTAAGGGAGGCTCCCTGCAGGTAGGGGCTGTAGGACCCCACCACGCCTGAGGCGCCTCGGGAGGCAGCGTCGCCAGAGTAGAGGTGGGGATTGAACTGGGCCTGGTCGTAGCCCGATGTGAAGCGGCCAAGGCTGCGGCTAAACAGGAGGGAACACACACAGTAATTACCTACCTGCTGTCTAACAACAATGTACTCCCAATCCTCTGTATACACAGCAAACACATCACCTAACGTCCACCAATCTGCTAAAGATCCACAGAGACAGCCTAGAACACACATCACACGCTGCTCCAGGTTCAAGTATTCACTGAGAGGTGTAACATATTTCCAAAGGATGCTTTTTAATAAAGATTGCAACTTCAAGATTGTAACATGCTCACTCAGTGAAGGTAGTCCTGGCTACAAGGGGCAGTTATGGGATAATGAAGTCAGGGGTGGTGGTCACAGGTTTGACTGACCTCCTACTCGAGTTGATGCTCTGTTTACATGCAGAAACTCACCCAGATACACTGAGCTGGAGagtttgttgttgctgtccACTCAGCACAGACGATGAGGGATTTACAgtcattttaaacacatttcaaacaaaGTTATAATTCTTACGTCTGCTCTTTTACGAACAATGTCCAGAGCAACGAGTTTTCAAAATACAGTTGTAGAAAAATCATTTAATATGGAAgcaatgaaaacacaacaaaaacaaaaaaatgagaagcatacagtgagaaaaaaacaaaacaaaaaaacaatgcaatgaatgtgagagagggagagtggtGAGTTCATGCAATCTAACTAAAAGGCAAAGAGGAGGACACAGAAACAGTCCATTGCTGGCGACCAtcaggggaggggggggggttgtggTGACATGATGCGAGCGTCACCTGTGCGACTCGGCGTTGTCTGCGCTGAGCTGCTTCCCGAGGACTCTGTGTCCGCCTGGCGTGGACAGAAAGTTGCTCTGCCTCTGTGCCCCACCTCCCAGCTCCACCTCCTGCACCTGAATGGTCACCTGCACAACAAAGGATGGTGTTCGTTAGTGACTGCGGCATCGCTTCACGActaattaaatacattctagCTCGTGacagcaaaattttaaaaaaagtcagatATTATGTTTGATTCGGTTATAGGAGGGATTCCAAACTCTTTACATCGTGGGCCATGTTCAACCCACTTTGACCTTAAGTGGGTCAAACCAGTTGAAGCAGAATTGCAATTTTTAACAGCACGTCTCAGTTTTTCTGTATAATAAACGTGTCAGATTAGTGAAAATGTTCTGGTAGCTCACTGCtcagacattcctgcagttataaaacagtgtttctgtcatttaacaGTTTAACTGTTACCCAGCTACTTTGGTATAGTATGAATGGCACTGGTGCActcctttacattttacaatgcCATCCAGTGGGCCGGACTGAAGTCTTTGTCAGGCCAATTATGGCCCCTGGGCCTCATGTTTGACACCTTTGAATTAGAGGGAATTCCTCAGaagacaaaaaaccccacatttgATTGGCTCTTTGCAGTCACCTGCTGTTGTTGAGGTACACCCTGTGCCAATGGGACAGTGGGGCGGGCAGATGCTGCTTGCGGATTGGTTTGCAGAGACACTCGAGGAAGGCCCGTGGGAGGCGGGCTGCCACTCTGGCCCTGGTACATGGCTGGAGCGCCATGTTGGTACTGCACTGATGATTGACCTGAAagagaacgagagagagagaaggggaaaaTGATGAGAGCAAAATCATCAAAATTTTTTATAAATTTAAGCTGAGCAAAaatttccaaaaataaaaaatacaactaaatagaataaataaattctctTAAGACTTTTCAGCTGGAAACTGCAAATGACACAAcgagaaaataaaaacagctgttaACCTATCACGCTAATCACATGTTATTTTGTTCTTGACGACTGAGGTGTTTACTCACCTGCTGTCCCTGAGGAAACATTTTCATTGAGTCAGCATAAGCTATATGCTTTCTACTGCATTATTCAGAACACACAAACGAACATGGCAGTGCTATTGTACAGAGAACAAAAGCCAGAAATGAATAAagagctttgtttttaaattaaatatctgCTCTTTAGCTGCACAGCAAAACCCAAACCGTATTTTAATTAACTTATAAAGTATGAATTGTGActataacatttaacatttgacCTCTGTAGCATCTAAAGTCTTCTTGTGTCCACTGAAGGCAGGCATAGATTTAATGTAATTAGGAAACTTTCTCTTACTGTTACATTAATACTGACGAACGAGTGTTTACAATCGGACACCATATTAAAATTGTACACTATTTGTTCAGGTCGTGTCACGAGTTAAATGCATGGAACTGAGAATTGGAAATCAGTTTGTATTGTGCAGATATTCATACTTTGATTGCAATTACAAGTTTAAATTAACACACTATAACTCcaggtgggcaactccaggcttcgagggctggtgtcctgcaggttttatatatcaccctgggtcaacacacctgagtcacatgattagttcgttaccaacACTCTGGAGAACTTCTCCTCCtcttgaggaggtcatttagccatttgaatcagctgtgttggatcaagggcacatctaaaacctgaaggacaccggccctcgagggctggagttgcccacccctgcagtATAATATGTTAAGATCAACATCACACTCATGCACAGAGACTACATGAACAATATTTCACTGTGTCTAGCCACGTAGCTTTGAGTGCAAAGTGACTTAAAGATTCCGAATGAGATTGTTTGTTTTATCTGGATAAAACAAAtgatgtcaatgtatgtggaagatCTGGATCTTTTAGTGAGTCAGAATAATTACTTGTTGAAGTCTACGCACACTGGGATGCAAACTACCATGTGTTGAATCAGAAATGCAATATGCTGATCATTAGGTTTTTCTTTCTATGTTAAAATAGATGTTCTAATAAATATATAGCGAGCTGTGAATAAGCCAGttagttttatatttacagtttaatCACTGCATTTCTGTACAGTCACATCACCTACTAAAGCATTTAAGCACTCCGGCGGTAGTATTACTAACCGTGCCCTTGCATTATTCCTGCAGAGCCAGGCGGAGAACTCTGATTGGGCTGTCTGAAGAGGTGGTTGCTGGGCTGTGTTGGCGGAGGGCTAGAGGGCTGGATACGCAACCTGAGGGAGGACAGGACAGAGtaggagaggagaagagagagatACGACAGTGATGTAACACTTCAGTCGATAGTGCTGCACCACGGTATCAGGTTCATTGTTCACCGTTCAATAGCTGAtgagtaatgtgtgtgtgtgtgtgtgtgtgtgtgtgtgtgtgtgtgtgtgtgtgtgtgtgtgtgtacctctgAAGCTGGTGGGTTAGGTGACTGGGCTGGCTTTCTCCATGGCCTAAAGACAGACCCTGCAAGTAAAGACAAATAACCAGATTATGGCTCACAGGGCAGACTACATAACATGACAAAGCATAACACGCATGTACACTTCTCATGCctccaaaaaaaacacattaagtaaAATGAAGCTACAATGCACTGCAGCCAAGTCTAAGGTGATCCAgatcaataaagtttcatctcaCATGTGTTTCTCCTTCAACAAGATAAGCAACTTTTGTTTCCAGGAGCATCAGTAATTGAGTGCAGTACGCCCAGGTCTCATTGCAgcaataatcaaaacataatTCTCCCTTTTCTGAGTAAATTAGTagaatacaataataatacagtggcggatgctcatattaaacatgagcACAACAGGTCCACTTAAGAGTTTCATAACGTGGCCCAAGTTGATGTGAAGACACAGTGCTTCATATCATTAGCTTCACATACCTGGATTTGCTGGTGGAGGATTTGTTGCTCTTGCTGGTACAGGATATGCTGCTGCTGGGTGTGCTCCAGGAGTTTCTCATCCTGCTGGATAGCATACATTTTCTGGAGCTGCTCACACTCCTATTGGAAACACAGACGCGCACCCAGGGTGTTTAATACACATGCTAACAAGGCACAAAATTACAAGTATCCACACTCTACACGCTCTCAGGTTTGAACAATTACCAGTCTTGCCAGTAATTagaacaaaaatccaaaaatccAAACCATTCAACAGTTTCACCTCAGATTTGTTTGCCACAGGTGTGCTCATATAATTAAGATCACCCTGTGTTTAATGATACCAATCACATTTAGCTAATAAGATTAATTGTGTTGCAAAAATACCACATTTTCCAAGTGTTTCTTAAGTACAACCTCCTGATAACACCAGCTTTTTCAGTTTCAGCTTTTATGACCAACGAAGAGAGATGTAATTTACTGTAATCTAGTTTTACGGGTGCTTTCCCAGGCATAGGTCATGTATGTGCCTCTATTCTAAGCAATATTAATCCTGAATGCTCAACATGAAGCGCCCACCGATTCTGATCATTATCTCTTTCCCCACCTACGCCTCCTAGTGGGTGAGGTAATCTCATTGTGGGATTGCTGAAAATGATGCGACATCTCAAGAAAAGTTGTGGGTTTTGTCAGGTCAGAGATTCAGTTTGGTCTCATTTTAAGAAAAGCTGATGCAGTGGATccaacattgtttttcttttaagaaaaACCTTTAGTTGGCTAACAGGAATCCCCGCACACTTAGTGGTGTGAAGaccaaacaataaaatgaagctgttgcacATTATCACAGCAGCCTGTGCAAACATGTCAAACAGATTTGGCCATGTGATGCACATAAAAGCAAAAAGGCAGATGTTACAAGAaattcaagttaaaaaaagatatgtgtgtgtgttttttaaatgagtctTGCTTGATTGTGATAGTCTATTGTTGTgctactctgtgtgtgtgtgtgtgtgtgtgtgtgtgtgtgtgtgtgtgtgtgtgtgtgtgtgggggggggggggggggggggccatCCAAAAACATGAAGCAAGAACAGACAGGTGATGTGAAGCAAATGTCAGACTTCAGGTTTGATGATTACTGAAATTAAGTTAGCATAAGTGCAGTAACAGTCCTCCCAACAAGGAGTCACAACAGTGTTCAGATCCCATGGATGACTTGCCAAGACTATCTGACTGAATGCATCGCATCAGAGTCCTCCACTGCTAACAAAGCACATATTTACAGTGTCAGGGATCTGTTTGTACTCGCCAGCGATTCAAACTTGCATCAGAGCGACTGCAAACTATTTCCTGTTCTGCACTGTTGCTCTGGGAACCATGTTTTGCATACaatatagagatatagatatatagatatatataatatCAACCCTAAGGGGAAAACAGTGATTTGTTTAGCCAAGCAAGAACAGTGATACGGTTTCACTGAAAATCCTTAATCTTTGAATGTGATTGTTTTCTAACTggttaaaaagtaaaagtaagccATATATTTTTAACTCCCGCACAAATATAAGGATGTAAACAAGTTAATGGCTCTAAAAGTGTACAAGTAAGGTGATGTACCTGCTTGAGTTGCTTAATGAGGCTGCTGTTCTCTAGGTGAGCCTTGAAGGCCTGAATGGTGGCAGCCCCGTCAGAGAACCGTCTGACAGGAGAGAAGCGCTCCATGGGCAGATGAAGGGTGTTACAGTCCTTATAGCTGGATCTGAAAAGGGGGCCATGGGGAGCAGACACAGACAAGTgtgtacacaaatacacacgtgcacgcacacacatatacacgaGACGTAACACGACAGATACCATAGGTACACCATTAGACACACGCATTCAGCCATACAGACAGAGAtaagacacagaaacagacatgTGAGCACTTTAAACCTGCACAACATGGTCATATTCAGGTGTTGTCATGGAGGCGTAGTCCAGTGTGTAAAAAGCGTAAGGAGCCCGAACTTATGTGTCAAAGGAAACCTCGAAATTTCACCTTTCCTGTAAATCATGCCATGTAAGCCTGGTTACATTAGATGATCTTCATGCCAGGTTATCTAAGGTCAACACTGATGATATATATACACCAATCAGCCACAGCATCAAAACCTCTGACAGGTGAAGGGAATTAAACATCTTACTAggatgatttgtttttatttctacagtGGGTTTTAATCTCATACACCCAAACCACCTAAACAGACCACACACATACCCAGTGTTACAATGGTACTCCCTAAGAAGGACAACACACTCAAGGAAGCTCAAGGAGCACAAAGAATAATCCAAGATGCTGACCTGTTGTTTTCCCTGCAGAAGGAAGCCCTACCCTATTGGGAGGTGGgggtttaatgttgtggctgattggTGCATGACAGTAAGTCCCCTCTTCAGCTGAACACTGATATAGTTATTTTTCTGTACAGAGCTTAGACAATACAGAAGTACACTCAGTTTTGCTGAGCTGAGGGGGAGGATAATGACACCTATAAGGGACAACAGTTAAAACTGCCAGCATGACAACAGTAAAATATGGCTGCTATTGCAGagaaaatgtacaaatgtaGTGATTTAGCTCTGAGATGTTGTTCATACCtccaaaaaaaccctccaaaaacctccaaaaaaaacccaaaaaaaaaaacatctggtaAAATCTCTGTCTTCCCCCAGGTTTGTGAAAATGAAAGAGTTCTACTAAATCCTGGTTTACTGGTGATGTGAAGATACAGCATTTGCGCCCTGTGTCAGAAACTCCATCTCTACCATCACTCTCCATTGGTGGGTATGGATCACAtcctttgtgttgtttgtgatgTGTTTGCAAGtgatgagaatgtgtgtgtgacagtgtgtgagaAAGAATTGGGCTTAACTTTCCATTCATTTAATGggtctcagtgtttgtgtgtgtctgtgcatagaGAGCTCGGAGTGGGTGTGTCCCCTCACCGGGTGTGTGTGTCGGGGACCCAGCCCACCCTCTGACGGGGGCCTTGGGGCCGCTGTGACTCTGCCGAGGGCTCGCCATGCGATGTGCTCATGAGCGTGTGCGTCGTGTGCCGCTTGGAGCGGTTCGCCAGGTACCTGGGCCGCAGGGAGGGGGGGAGGACGGGGGTGAGGGTGGGAGACAGGAAGCAGCGCTGGTCAGCTCTCTGTCCTCATTGGCTaatggagatggggagggaaggccCACCCCTTTCCACTTCTGCCAATAGGTGCCATGATTAATATCATCTTAGCCAATCAAAaaacagtaaacaaaaaaattacaccGGTCGATGGATGTTATAGCTTATGGGTGTCCCGCAACGCCCCAGCCTTCCAATTTTAGGATTGGACTGGTTGCCATTTAGTATTCATTGGTTTTGCAAGCTTCAGAGTTAGCAAAGCTGTGTGAGAAAGAGTGAAAAGGTCCAGAGGATAATTTGGCACTTactgaaatgagagagagaaagaaaagctctTGGCCAAAGAGTATGAGTGATAGGAGGCACTGTGTCTGGTGGCAGATTCAGTTTAGGACTGTGGCAGAAGGCACTTGCGCAATGGAGAGAGAAAAGATGGGATAAGCACCGCAGCAGAGTGGCCACCTCCCgttgggggggggaaaaaagcagagcAGCCAGAGGCACTCACTCCCAGCAACCCAGGACACCAGCGAGGTCTACAGAAGGTGCTGTCTGAAGAGGATCGGCTGGGAAGAGCTCACCTAGACTCAACAGCTCCATAAAAGAACCCAGCGCCCATCATTACCCCAGACTAATGTCAATGTTTTTccacattatttttaaaaactaagtCAAACATAAAATTGTCATTACATGACTATATTCATGTGGGTTTTTTACACTTTGTTTTATTCAGTTACCTGGTTATAAAACCTCCTCTATAAACTTTAGACTTCAATATCTTGGCCGACCCAGATCTCAGTACTTGTACTTGTCGTCACAGGTTATGAGACTTCCACAGATTCTCATTTAGACAGCACCTCTGTACGGTATTCCCCTTCACCAAAAACCGTCACCGTGGGTTACCTCTGTACTGCCTCTTGATCTGGCTCTCCGTCTGAACCCTCCTCATCCACCGGAGCTACTGCAGGGATAGGATGctaagagaagcaaagagtttACTGGTCAACGCCTGTTCAGCACATAGGAGGACGACATACAAGGTGGACTACATTCAGAAATCCAGATCCTCACCGGGCTGGTGACAAGTGGCGAGGGCCCTCGGGGCCTTTTCAAGAGCTGAGCGTGTAGCTGAATGTTGGCCCCGCCGTCGGAAGCTCTTCGACCCAGAGGCCCCATGCCGTTGAGCAGTTGGAGGGTAGGCGGCTGCAACAATGATTGCTCCTGGAGGATCAGCAGGCACAGGAAGTCAGATTAagtaggaaaataaataaagtaagcTGATGGCTACCAAGTGAAATCCGGTCTAACCCAGCTTACTGTACCTTGTATTCCAGCTGCTGTGTGGGCTGCAGGCTCTGTGTGGGCATAAGAGTGTGCATTTGACCCATAGTGGGGGCAAGAGGGATGAAAGGGGGCTGGGGCAGCGCACCACGAGGGAAACCAGGTGGCAGCTTCTGGAGATCTTCCTGCATCTCTGTCCTGTTAGGGAAACGgagaaaatgacataaaatgagTCGATGATTGTTTAAGATTAGTGAGAAAGCAGCTAATATAATTACTTATGCTTTAATGCTCCTCATTCTTACTTAGATTTGCTTGAAATAACCCACATGTGCACACCCTAAAATATATTACCTCATCTATAAATAGCTGACAGTCAACAAATCAGAATGCAATTGTGCTGCACTATTTTAGACAAATACCTaataatgtgagtgaaaacagtGTCAGTTCATGCCTAACCTTTGGTCTGGTACCCCCACAGTGTGCCGCCTCATTGAAAGGTAGCGAGCCATGGCCTCAGGAGATGGCTCCTCCCCTTCATCGCTGTCCAGAGCCATGCTGCCGTCAGGCTGAACGATAGATAAACACACAGCCAGTGTTTGGTAATCAGAAGTGATCTTTGGTACTGTGTGCTGCATGCTTGTGTGCATTTGTTACTTAATAAAGACAAAgttcacattttaaatgcattccATGTTTATATAAACATGCATAAGTGTTTTCTATTAAAACAGAACACATTTTTACTACATAGCACTGACTAACTGAAATCAAAACACAGTTGAAGAGTCTAAAGAGACTCCCCTTATTTCTCATCATACTATATACACTGTTGCAGTTTATGAAGAAATTAGCTAGTTCTAGCTTGCTTTTCAAGCTGCTGCGCACCTACTCCCAGGCTGATGCAACCACTTGACTCCACTGCTAACTCACCTCAACAATCTGGTTCTCTGGATTGATGAGTTGGACGTGGGGAACGGTTATGCTAACAGGATTACCTTGTGGGTCTGTCtgctgggacacacaaacacacacacacacatagagaggTCATAAGGGTTGCGCTAATTTGATAACAATCTTCTTAGCCCAGAGTGATTGGCAGATATGGGTTAAAACCATTCAGCGGACAGACACCAGGACTACAGTAAGATATACTGATGGAGGAGGCGCCTTTACTACATCTACAGCTCAAGTGCCTCGCTTAAAATTTATTCCTAAAATCTGTTGATATAAAGACAATTTTGTATACACAGAATCTGCAGAAAACTACACTGATGTAATGAGTCACCTGTACAGCATTTAGAGGATAGCTAATGGGGCGCAGTGTGGGTTGAGCAACACGCAGGGTCTTGTGTTTCTTGAGGCGGTCAGCCAGCAGACTGTAGATGGCACTGTAGTGATCATATGCATCTGTTTGTagagactgaagaagaaaaggcaAGACATTCATAAGCTGTGCTATTTATTttgacaaataaacaaaaaggtaGAGATGAAACT comes from Astatotilapia calliptera chromosome 14, fAstCal1.2, whole genome shotgun sequence and encodes:
- the sik3 gene encoding serine/threonine-protein kinase SIK3 homolog isoform X1, producing MRAAHGCLLFPQRGEKMAAVSSGGAAGSAAAGITHSARPTHAGMGSQNRAQPSSGISHSGRTSTATGCITNPGHTSVPRPPPARVGHYEIERTIGKGNFAVVKLATHIITKAKVAIKIVDKTQLDEENLKKIFREVQIMKLLKHPHIIRLYQVMETERMIYLVTEYASGGEIFDHLVAHGRMAEKDARKKFKQIVAAVHFCHCRSIVHRDLKAENLLLDHNLNIKIADFGFSNMFSRGQLLKTWCGSPPYAAPELFEGKEYDGPKVDIWSLGVVLYVLVCGALPFDGSTLQNLRARVLSGKFRIPFFMSTDCEYLIRHMLVLEPSRRLTMEQICKNKWMRQGDPDPDFDRLIAECEQVKTEREMELINEQVLMAMCEMGLDRERTLQSLQTDAYDHYSAIYSLLADRLKKHKTLRVAQPTLRPISYPLNAVQQTDPQGNPVSITVPHVQLINPENQIVEPDGSMALDSDEGEEPSPEAMARYLSMRRHTVGVPDQRTEMQEDLQKLPPGFPRGALPQPPFIPLAPTMGQMHTLMPTQSLQPTQQLEYKEQSLLQPPTLQLLNGMGPLGRRASDGGANIQLHAQLLKRPRGPSPLVTSPHPIPAVAPVDEEGSDGEPDQEAVQRYLANRSKRHTTHTLMSTSHGEPSAESQRPQGPRQRVGWVPDTHTRSSYKDCNTLHLPMERFSPVRRFSDGAATIQAFKAHLENSSLIKQLKQECEQLQKMYAIQQDEKLLEHTQQQHILYQQEQQILHQQIQGLSLGHGESQPSHLTHQLQRLRIQPSSPPPTQPSNHLFRQPNQSSPPGSAGIMQGHGQSSVQYQHGAPAMYQGQSGSPPPTGLPRVSLQTNPQAASARPTVPLAQGVPQQQQVTIQVQEVELGGGAQRQSNFLSTPGGHRVLGKQLSADNAESHSRSLGRFTSGYDQAQFNPHLYSGDAASRGASGVVGSYSPYLQGASLKVPGLEGYQTGAVGTNNYGAPSTLQQALLSPTPLDYRPPQQHVTPTLQGLLSPRHSLTGHADPRLPPQDLAALLKRQSPRPCPAPPTPSSGAPQEYGDMLLLRQLGPGESLEPQAPQGASGGQHYHHLLQIRPPEVQQQQQAPCPSLPHSESMEEDEVPASYHHPHEGLLAKTGEGHELLGPPRGGTPPYTSPTHRHGGYIRTGTGNRESEHVECRPQGQAMEVPDHNGVGYSRGPQGEVYRSRGQLQRHHTIQTCDDAYDQADPMSGMSLLAGKALSSARMSDILSQTSLTGSQQLHQREESVCDVEGELHAAACYPSSCTSDMLLSYKPPDLQYSMEQAGV
- the sik3 gene encoding serine/threonine-protein kinase SIK3 homolog isoform X2, with amino-acid sequence MRAAHGCLLFPQRGEKMAAVSSGGAAGSAAAGITHSARPTHAGMGSQNRAQPSSGISHSGRTSTATGCITNPGHTSVPRPPPARVGHYEIERTIGKGNFAVVKLATHIITKAKVAIKIVDKTQLDEENLKKIFREVQIMKLLKHPHIIRLYQVMETERMIYLVTEYASGGEIFDHLVAHGRMAEKDARKKFKQIVAAVHFCHCRSIVHRDLKAENLLLDHNLNIKIADFGFSNMFSRGQLLKTWCGSPPYAAPELFEGKEYDGPKVDIWSLGVVLYVLVCGALPFDGSTLQNLRARVLSGKFRIPFFMSTDCEYLIRHMLVLEPSRRLTMEQICKNKWMRQGDPDPDFDRLIAECEQVKTEREMELINEQVLMAMCEMGLDRERTLQSLQTDAYDHYSAIYSLLADRLKKHKTLRVAQPTLRPISYPLNAVQTDPQGNPVSITVPHVQLINPENQIVEPDGSMALDSDEGEEPSPEAMARYLSMRRHTVGVPDQRTEMQEDLQKLPPGFPRGALPQPPFIPLAPTMGQMHTLMPTQSLQPTQQLEYKEQSLLQPPTLQLLNGMGPLGRRASDGGANIQLHAQLLKRPRGPSPLVTSPHPIPAVAPVDEEGSDGEPDQEAVQRYLANRSKRHTTHTLMSTSHGEPSAESQRPQGPRQRVGWVPDTHTRSSYKDCNTLHLPMERFSPVRRFSDGAATIQAFKAHLENSSLIKQLKQECEQLQKMYAIQQDEKLLEHTQQQHILYQQEQQILHQQIQGLSLGHGESQPSHLTHQLQRLRIQPSSPPPTQPSNHLFRQPNQSSPPGSAGIMQGHGQSSVQYQHGAPAMYQGQSGSPPPTGLPRVSLQTNPQAASARPTVPLAQGVPQQQQVTIQVQEVELGGGAQRQSNFLSTPGGHRVLGKQLSADNAESHSRSLGRFTSGYDQAQFNPHLYSGDAASRGASGVVGSYSPYLQGASLKVPGLEGYQTGAVGTNNYGAPSTLQQALLSPTPLDYRPPQQHVTPTLQGLLSPRHSLTGHADPRLPPQDLAALLKRQSPRPCPAPPTPSSGAPQEYGDMLLLRQLGPGESLEPQAPQGASGGQHYHHLLQIRPPEVQQQQQAPCPSLPHSESMEEDEVPASYHHPHEGLLAKTGEGHELLGPPRGGTPPYTSPTHRHGGYIRTGTGNRESEHVECRPQGQAMEVPDHNGVGYSRGPQGEVYRSRGQLQRHHTIQTCDDAYDQADPMSGMSLLAGKALSSARMSDILSQTSLTGSQQLHQREESVCDVEGELHAAACYPSSCTSDMLLSYKPPDLQYSMEQAGV
- the sik3 gene encoding serine/threonine-protein kinase SIK3 homolog isoform X3 — protein: MRAAHGCLLFPQRGEKMAAVSSGGAAGSAAAGITHSARPTHAGMGSQNRAQPSSGISHSGRTSTATGCITNPGHTSVPRPPPARVGHYEIERTIGKGNFAVVKLATHIITKAKVAIKIVDKTQLDEENLKKIFREVQIMKLLKHPHIIRLYQVMETERMIYLVTEYASGGEIFDHLVAHGRMAEKDARKKFKQIVAAVHFCHCRSIVHRDLKAENLLLDHNLNIKIADFGFSNMFSRGQLLKTWCGSPPYAAPELFEGKEYDGPKVDIWSLGVVLYVLVCGALPFDGSTLQNLRARVLSGKFRIPFFMSTDCEYLIRHMLVLEPSRRLTMEQICKNKWMRQGDPDPDFDRLIAECEQVKTEREMELINEQVLMAMCEMGLDRERTLQSLQTDAYDHYSAIYSLLADRLKKHKTLRVAQPTLRPISYPLNAVQQTDPQGNPVSITVPHVQLINPENQIVEPDGSMALDSDEGEEPSPEAMARYLSMRRHTVGVPDQRTEMQEDLQKLPPGFPRGALPQPPFIPLAPTMGQMHTLMPTQSLQPTQQLEYKEQSLLQPPTLQLLNGMGPLGRRASDGGANIQLHAQLLKRPRGPSPLVTSPHPIPAVAPVDEEGSDGEPDQEAVQRSSYKDCNTLHLPMERFSPVRRFSDGAATIQAFKAHLENSSLIKQLKQECEQLQKMYAIQQDEKLLEHTQQQHILYQQEQQILHQQIQGLSLGHGESQPSHLTHQLQRLRIQPSSPPPTQPSNHLFRQPNQSSPPGSAGIMQGHGQSSVQYQHGAPAMYQGQSGSPPPTGLPRVSLQTNPQAASARPTVPLAQGVPQQQQVTIQVQEVELGGGAQRQSNFLSTPGGHRVLGKQLSADNAESHSRSLGRFTSGYDQAQFNPHLYSGDAASRGASGVVGSYSPYLQGASLKVPGLEGYQTGAVGTNNYGAPSTLQQALLSPTPLDYRPPQQHVTPTLQGLLSPRHSLTGHADPRLPPQDLAALLKRQSPRPCPAPPTPSSGAPQEYGDMLLLRQLGPGESLEPQAPQGASGGQHYHHLLQIRPPEVQQQQQAPCPSLPHSESMEEDEVPASYHHPHEGLLAKTGEGHELLGPPRGGTPPYTSPTHRHGGYIRTGTGNRESEHVECRPQGQAMEVPDHNGVGYSRGPQGEVYRSRGQLQRHHTIQTCDDAYDQADPMSGMSLLAGKALSSARMSDILSQTSLTGSQQLHQREESVCDVEGELHAAACYPSSCTSDMLLSYKPPDLQYSMEQAGV